AACGAGAGTGATATGGACTGGCATGCCGTAGTCAAAGTTTGCTATACTTGACGTCACACTTTTGGGGCTGATTCTGGATTCGACGGGATTCGCGAAACCCAAGGTGCATGCCGAGGGGCGGTTGGCCTCGTAAAAAGCCGCAAAAAAATAGTCGCAAACGACGAAAACTACGCTTTAGCAGCTTAATAACCTGCTGAGAGCCCTCTCTCCCTAGCCTCCGCTCTTAGGACGGGGATCAAGAGAGGTCAAACCCAAAAGAGATCGCGTGGAGACCCTGCCTGGGGTTGAAGCGTTAAAACTAATCAGGCTAGTTTGTTAGTGGCGTGTCCATCCGCAGCTGGCAAGCGAATGTAAAGATTGGACTAAGCATGTAGTACCGAGGATGTAGGAATTTCGGACGCGGGTTCAACTCCCGCCAGCTCCACCAAAATTCTCCATCGGTGATTACCAGAGTCATCCGATGAAGTCCTGAGAGCCCGCACAGCACAAGCCTTGCGGGCTTTTTTGTGTCTGCAATTTGTCCCGCGAAGTCCGAAGAGAACTGATTAAATCCGAACCTTTTAGGCACCTTGTTAGGCACCTCATAAAGCTATATTGTTTTTGAGGTGCCTAAAACTATGGAAACCCGGCAATGGCAAGACAAACCTCTATCCGTTAAAGAAATCGAATCCGTCAAACCCAAAGAAGCGGGCTACGTTCTCTATGATGGTGATGGCCTTGAGCTACTCATCAAATCCAGCGGGAGCAAAATCTGGCAGTTTCGCTACATTCGCCCACTTATCAAGAAAAGTGCGAAGAAGAGCATAGGCCCCTACCCGTCAGTTACCCTTGCCGATGCAAGACACAACCTGGCGCTAAAAGAAGAAAGTAACGGCGACTGGCTGCCGAAGTGTCATGAACCCGTAACGAGACAACCCAACCTGACCGGCAATCGCCGGTCTTTTTTTGCCTGCCAAACACTCACGGTGAAGAGTTAACTGTTCACTCTTCACAGACCATACACTTAATATCGGATTGAAAATAAAAACAAAAACCACTTAGTGAACAGTATGACCAGTTAAACCAAAAAAAAGAATTTTTATGCTCTGTTCGAAACACAGCAAAAGCTTAGTTGCAGTAACTAAGGGAACTCCGAATAACCGGTTTCGTTTCACAAATCACGTACCGTTTGCTTAGCAAAAAAACAGACTGTAAGTATCATTGGGAACATATCAATTCGTCATGATGAGATGCTGAATGGGATTCACATACCCAGCTGTCGCTGGAGCAATGCAGAATGATCAGAGAGCCTTTTCTGCGGCTCTGGCCTCGCTGCAAGGAACGGCATCAAACTTTGCCGCGCATTGTATTCAGGACTCTCGTGTCAGAGAGCAATATTTGCGTGATATTCAAAAGATGTCTGCCGAGTTTGTTCGTGCAGTTGAAAGCGGGAAAATGTCTCCCCGGGAAGCCGCCACGTTAGCCTCTCAAATGCGTAACGAGATACTGGATCTTTCACGGCTAAGAAACAGCCCTGTCGGTAGAGCGTATGCGAAAAAGCTAAAACCATCGGGGCGCACGATGGCTGACCTGACCGAACATTACGCCACTAAGATGTTTCAGCAACCTTTCGAGTCTCTATCAGAAAGGCAGCAGGCCACAATCTTTAAAGAAATGATCCAGTCGGCTGGACGTGACAGGGGCGCTGTATCGGGTATCGCTAAAACATTGAGTGTTGCCGGTAAGCGTGTTCTCTTCGTCTCTTTCGCTGTCGCCGCTTATGAAGTTTATCAGGCGGAAGATAAAACCACCGAAACGATGCATCAAGGTGCTATAGCCACCGCTGGAATTGCTGGAGGATGGGGAGCCGGTGCTGCGGTGGTCGCAACAGGCGTTTGTGCAGCAACAGCGCCTGTTTGCATTGGTGTTGCGGCATTAGTGGGAGGAATTCTCGCATCGGTCGGAACAGACCTCCTGTTCGGAACCCTGTATGTTTCGCCGCAGGGGAGAAACTAATATGCACCTGACAGAAGCCCAACTGGTGAACCGTGTCCCTGTCTGGCACGCATTATCCGAGCTTTTTACCGGGCGCGAACTCCAGGACTACGACTACCGCTGGATAGCGCAGAGATTGAAGGAGTCCGGTTTAAGCCGGGAAGAGATATTCAGGATTCTGGATGAGGAAGTTGCCCCTGCCCTACAGGCCAACCTTCTCTACAACCCAACGCCGGTCATGGATGGTTGGACAGAAGAAGATGTTAAGCGGCTCGTAACGGAGTACGTGACCAAGAAGCCGACAATTATCGAGCGCGTTATTCCTGCCCGCTTGCTGCTAAAACAGCGACGCAAACACATTCAGGGCGAACTAAACAAGCTTTCCGCCGAGCTGGATAAATGCTCCTGAAAGGGTCTTAAGCGAAGCGATTGGTATACGCTTAGGTATACATTTGAAATCTGAATTCATTAAAAACATTTAAATTCAGCTAGTTAAAAGAAAGATTCAGACTCCGCCAGCCCAAAATTCTCCATCGGTGATTACCAGAGTCATCCGACGAGGTCCTAAGAGCCCGCACGGCGCAAGCCCTGCGGGCTTTTTTGTGTCCTCAATCGCTATCAACTCATTCCATTTTACGCCAGGCCGCGATAAAGGCCTGTGCCTGCTCACGCGTACGCCCGACCGGTTGGCCTGCGCGATAGAGATCGCTCCCCAGCCCTGCGCCTGCGCATCCGGCCTGTAACCAGCTGGCAAGATTTTCCGGCGTCACGCCGCCCACGGCCATTACCGGCACGTCCGGCGGTAACACCGCCTTGAGGGAGTGAATATACCCAGGGCCAAAAGTGGACGAAGGAAAGATTTTTAGTATCTGCGCGCCGCTCTCTATGGCAGTAAAAGCTTCAGTCGCAGTCGCGCAGCCTGCGCAAACGGTCATGCCATGCGTCCTGGCGCGGCGAATCACTTGCGCGCAGGTATTGGGCGTAACCACCAGCCTTCCGCCCACGGCGGCCAGCGCATCCACCTGTCCGGGCTGCAATACCGTTCCGGCACCAAATAAACCCGCATTCCCGAACTGTTTGACCACACGGGCAATACTCTCCTCCCAGCCTGGAGAATTCGTCGGGATCTCTATCGCCGTAAACCCTTCCTCCAGAAGTGCGCCGACGTGATCCAGCACCTCTTCTGGCCTGATCCCGCGCAGAATGGCGATCAATGGAACATCAATTCCCCAGGTCATTCACAATACTCCTTATTCCCTGTTGAAACGCGACATCGCCTGCCAGGAGATCCGCGTTAACGCCAAGAAAGTTCAACGCCGTGAGATAGCGCGCCCCCAGTTGCGGGCTGGCGACAATAGACACGCGATGCGCCTCAAGTTGCCCATAAAGACGACGCATCTGCGCGATCTCCGCGCCAATTAATAACCCCGACAGTTGCTCGCTCACCGCCTCCCGCGCCTGTTGTCCAAGAATATAAGCGGCGCGCACCTCAAACAGACGCGGCAAAAGATCGCCACCGTGCAGGGTTTGATTAAGTGCATCAATGAATATCTGCTGATCCGTTATCTGTAGCGGTAAGTCCTGGCCAATCAGCGAGTGGTTAAGTAACAGATGATGCAACTCCCCGGTCATTACCGTGGAAAAACGCTGCAAACGCCCTTCTTCAACCCGCGCCCATTTACAGTGCGTTCCCGGCATCACATACAGGGAAGCGGGAACCTGCTGCCACGCCCCCAGCAATTGAGTCTCCTCACCTCGCATAATATTGCAGCGATCGCCGCCGACGCTGACGCCAGGCACGATCCACACATTTTCCTCGATGCGGGTCAGCATGCTGGCGATATCGGTAAGCCTTAACGGGCAAGGCAAATAAGGCACATTGCACCAGCCCTGAGCACTTCCGACCATACCTGCCATGATGATCGGCACTTGCCTCTCCCAGCCCTCAGTAATGCTGGTTAAAATATCGCGGGGATGACGCCCGGCAAGGCGTGTGATGCCCGCCTCCTGCTGGCGGCTGTCGGTACAAACACCGTGCTGATAGCGCCAGGCACGCAGGTGGGTCGAGCCCCAGTCAATCGCAATATAATTTGTTGTCACGCTGTAGCGCTCCTGCTCAAGCGCTGATTGCCTTTCGCCAAACCCGCAATCAGCGCTCCCTACCCAAGGGAACTTACCGTTTAAAAAACGCCAGCGCGTCGCGGTTGATTTCAATTCCCAGCCCCGGCCCTGAAGGGATCGTG
The nucleotide sequence above comes from Kosakonia sp. H02. Encoded proteins:
- a CDS encoding 2-dehydro-3-deoxy-6-phosphogalactonate aldolase produces the protein MTWGIDVPLIAILRGIRPEEVLDHVGALLEEGFTAIEIPTNSPGWEESIARVVKQFGNAGLFGAGTVLQPGQVDALAAVGGRLVVTPNTCAQVIRRARTHGMTVCAGCATATEAFTAIESGAQILKIFPSSTFGPGYIHSLKAVLPPDVPVMAVGGVTPENLASWLQAGCAGAGLGSDLYRAGQPVGRTREQAQAFIAAWRKME
- a CDS encoding 2-dehydro-3-deoxygalactonokinase — encoded protein: MTTNYIAIDWGSTHLRAWRYQHGVCTDSRQQEAGITRLAGRHPRDILTSITEGWERQVPIIMAGMVGSAQGWCNVPYLPCPLRLTDIASMLTRIEENVWIVPGVSVGGDRCNIMRGEETQLLGAWQQVPASLYVMPGTHCKWARVEEGRLQRFSTVMTGELHHLLLNHSLIGQDLPLQITDQQIFIDALNQTLHGGDLLPRLFEVRAAYILGQQAREAVSEQLSGLLIGAEIAQMRRLYGQLEAHRVSIVASPQLGARYLTALNFLGVNADLLAGDVAFQQGIRSIVNDLGN